The genomic segment AGGGCCGAGTTTCCGCGGCATTTCAGGCGGCGACAGGCAAACGATCCCCATTCGCCCGGAAAAGGCTACTTCCTAGCTACCAGTTAGCTATCCGGTACTAATATGGTAGCTACTGGTATCTGGTAGCTATCTGTTAACTTCGGCTAGCTAGTAGCTATCTGCTAGCCTAAGACTAGCCGATCTCTGATTCGCGAGGAGCGCCGCCATGCCAGTCATCTCATTTGCAAATCCCAAGGGCGGCGCCGGCAAGACTACGTCAGCGCTTCTCCTTGCCGGCGAACTTGCCGCCCGCGGCGCCTCGATCGCTATTATCGACGCCGACCCGGAACGCTGGATCTCCCAATGGGGCGCGCTTCCGGGCCGGCCGGAGACGATCCGCATCTTCAGCGACGTGACCGAGGATTCGATCGTCGACCTGGTCGAGGAGGCGTCCAACCAGTATCAGTTCGTCATCATCGATCTGGAAGGAACCGCCAGCCTCATGGTGGCCAATGCCATCGGCATGTCGGATCTCGTCATCATCCCGACGCAGGGCGCCTCGATGGACGCCAAGGGCGCGTCGAAGACCATCCGGCTCATCCGCAACCAGTCGCGCATGGCCAAGCGCGATATTCCCTATGCCGTGCTGCTGACCCGCGTCAGTGCCGCCGTCACCTCGCGATCGCTGAAGAATGTCCGCGAGCAGCTGCATACGGCGGGAATCGAGGTCATGACCAATTCCATCGTCGAAAGGGCCGCCTATCGCGATCTTCTGGATTTCGGCGGCCTGCTGGGAAGGCTGGATCCCAGGCAGGTGAGCAATCTCGACAAGGCGGTTCAGAATGCCATGGAATTTGCCGCCGAAGTCGTGTCGCGGCTGAAGGACATTCAAAACGGGCAGGGGAGGGCAGCCTGATGAGCAGACGTCCCAGCCTGGGTTTCGGTGAAGAGGATGACGAGGCGATCGTACCGCCTGCCGCCGATCCCTTCGATCTCAGCATGTTCCGGCCGAAACCCGCTCTGCGGCCGGACCGCCTCAAGGTGGAAGAGGCGGCTGCCAAAACCAGCTTCCGAAGCCGCGAGGCGAAACCGGCGCCGTTTCGTCCGTCTTCTGACCATCCGTCCCCTGATCATCGTTCAGCCGATGCTCGTCCGGCCCATGCTGAGGCCGCCCCTTTGGGACAAGCGGTCGAACAGCAGCCGGCTGCGGCTTCCCGCGCCGTTGCGCCTTTATCATCATCCCCCTCGGTTCGACGCCGCCGGACCGGCCGCTCGGCCCAGCTGAACCTCAAGCTCCGGCCCGAGACCATGGCGCTTTTCTATGCGCTTGCCGATGCGAAAGGCTGGGGTCTGGGCGAGGCTTTCGAAAGAGCGGTCGCCCTGCTTGAAGCCGAAATGGGCGCCGCAACCGACAGCCGCGGCGAAAGCGGGGCAGACCCGCGGACTTGACCGACGGAGCTCCATCCGGAGCCGCGCGGGCCTGGACGATCTTGGACGATCCTGAACGATTTGCGCGACGCGCCTGGCAGACTGGGGCAGGACCCCGGGGCAAAGCCGTGGGGCAGGACCAGAGAGCGAAGGCTTGCCCGAAAAAAGGGGAGGGCTTATCCGCTTTTTTGCACCCTTTGGCGAAATTCTGTCGGCTGTCCGCAGCCTTTCTGCCGCTCTTCCCCGCTCTTTCATCTGCCCTTTTTCAGGGCCTTGGCGCAGCACTTTTGTCGCCGCTTTTGAGTTTTTGTCTTGTTTTGAGTGTTTTAAATAGTTTTAGCCAAAAAAATGGCCTTTTTCTCTTTGGTTTTCAGCACGATATCGATTTTTGTCGTCGGCCAAGTACGGAAAAATGTCGGTCAAGTACGGGATGTCGTCGGCCAAGTACGGAAAAAAGTCGGCCAAGTACGGTTTCGGCATGGCTATCGCGACAGAGGGCCCGCCTCGCGCGCGCGACGATTTGTCGTCGGTCATGTACGGAATTGCCGGGCCATTTTTGTCGTCGGCCAAGTACGGAAATCCTGCGACAAAAAT from the Rhizobium sp. SSA_523 genome contains:
- a CDS encoding stability/partitioning determinant, which produces MSRRPSLGFGEEDDEAIVPPAADPFDLSMFRPKPALRPDRLKVEEAAAKTSFRSREAKPAPFRPSSDHPSPDHRSADARPAHAEAAPLGQAVEQQPAAASRAVAPLSSSPSVRRRRTGRSAQLNLKLRPETMALFYALADAKGWGLGEAFERAVALLEAEMGAATDSRGESGADPRT
- a CDS encoding ParA family protein → MPVISFANPKGGAGKTTSALLLAGELAARGASIAIIDADPERWISQWGALPGRPETIRIFSDVTEDSIVDLVEEASNQYQFVIIDLEGTASLMVANAIGMSDLVIIPTQGASMDAKGASKTIRLIRNQSRMAKRDIPYAVLLTRVSAAVTSRSLKNVREQLHTAGIEVMTNSIVERAAYRDLLDFGGLLGRLDPRQVSNLDKAVQNAMEFAAEVVSRLKDIQNGQGRAA